A genome region from Patescibacteria group bacterium includes the following:
- a CDS encoding ABC transporter permease — protein MNETRIKPIRGFINIDWKELWKYRELFYFLAWKDIKVRYKQTIIGIGWAVLQPFLTMVIFSIFFGRVAGISSGEIPYPIFVYAGLLFWNYFSNSLNSASSSLVSNQKIIQKIYFPHLIMPISSTIVHLVDFFFAALIFVGLMFYYHFIPTFVGILLIIPCLLITFLSFSGLGLAFSVLNVKYRDVRYALPFFIQLLVFVTPVIYPTSVLGRYQWLWYLNPMSGVVETMRAGLLGVGATNWALLASSVLMSTLLFVFGILYFKKSERYFADII, from the coding sequence ATGAATGAAACGAGAATAAAACCCATCAGAGGGTTTATAAATATAGATTGGAAAGAACTCTGGAAGTATCGAGAACTTTTTTATTTTTTGGCTTGGAAAGATATCAAAGTGCGCTATAAACAAACGATTATTGGGATTGGCTGGGCAGTCTTACAGCCTTTTTTAACAATGGTAATATTTAGTATATTTTTTGGCCGAGTAGCTGGTATTTCCAGCGGAGAAATTCCTTATCCTATTTTTGTTTATGCCGGTCTCCTTTTTTGGAATTATTTTTCTAATTCTTTGAATAGCGCTAGTAGCAGCTTAGTCAGTAATCAAAAAATTATCCAAAAAATATATTTTCCTCATCTGATTATGCCGATTTCAAGTACAATCGTTCATTTAGTTGATTTCTTTTTTGCTGCCCTGATTTTTGTTGGTTTAATGTTTTATTACCATTTCATACCTACTTTTGTCGGCATTCTGCTAATTATTCCCTGCCTTTTAATTACTTTTCTCTCTTTTTCTGGTCTTGGCTTAGCTTTTTCAGTTCTCAACGTAAAATACCGTGATGTTCGTTACGCTTTGCCATTTTTTATTCAACTTTTAGTTTTTGTTACCCCGGTTATTTATCCAACCAGTGTTTTGGGTAGATATCAGTGGCTGTGGTATTTGAATCCAATGAGCGGTGTTGTTGAGACAATGCGGGCAGGTTTGTTGGGGGTAGGGGCAACAAACTGGGCCCTTCTTGCTTCTTCTGTTCTGATGTCAACTTTATTATTTGTTTTTGGAATATTATATTTTAAAAAATCAGAAAGATATTTTGCCGATATTATTTAG
- a CDS encoding tetratricopeptide repeat protein translates to DYQKVVEMCQQYLTNLGPDADAFFNLAVSYLELKDYQKAKEFFFKAVELDRKFQEYTPFFENL, encoded by the coding sequence AAGATTATCAAAAAGTTGTTGAGATGTGTCAGCAATATTTAACTAATTTAGGGCCTGACGCTGACGCTTTTTTTAATCTGGCAGTTAGTTATTTAGAATTAAAAGATTATCAGAAAGCTAAAGAATTCTTCTTTAAAGCAGTGGAACTTGACAGAAAGTTTCAGGAGTACACTCCTTTTTTTGAAAATCTCTGA
- a CDS encoding glycosyltransferase: MMLFNQKIVVVIPAFNESKTVERVIKETKPYANEIIVVDDGSYDDTSLKAKKVGAIVIHHKKNQGYDASIEDGFREALKRKASVM, translated from the coding sequence ATGATGTTGTTTAACCAAAAAATAGTCGTTGTTATCCCCGCTTTTAACGAATCCAAAACCGTTGAGAGGGTAATAAAAGAAACTAAGCCCTATGCCAATGAAATTATTGTGGTTGATGACGGATCTTATGATGATACCAGCTTAAAGGCAAAAAAAGTTGGGGCTATCGTTATACACCATAAAAAAAATCAAGGGTACGACGCCTCAATTGAAGATGGATTTCGGGAGGCGTTAAAAAGAAAAGCATCTGTTATGTGA
- a CDS encoding N-acetylneuraminate synthase family protein, whose protein sequence is MLDIKIGNKNIGAENSVYIIAEIGSNFDGDLRRAKYLAKLAKEVGADAYKIQNFLAPKMLSEKGFQNFQVSYQSKWDSGVFEVYRQAEFPRKWLKELSDYCRKIGIDFFSSPYDIEAVNLLEKIGVPAYKIGSGEIDNLEFLEYVARLGKPIILSCGTATLEEIGNAVSVIRDSGNNQIVLLQCVTNYPSPMADANIRAMVAIKEKFRVEVGYSDHTIGKEGGGDDPLSGTTVPLGAVALGARVIEKHFTDDRTRKGQDHPFAMDIEGFRKMVEGIRALEKALGNGMKRIMPSEKETAFIMRRGIYARKKIEKSQKISRDSVEFLRPATGLRPPQINEILDKVAKHKILAGEPITLDDVV, encoded by the coding sequence ATGCTAGATATTAAAATTGGTAACAAAAATATCGGTGCCGAAAACTCTGTGTATATTATTGCCGAGATAGGATCTAATTTTGACGGAGATCTTAGACGCGCAAAATATTTAGCCAAGCTCGCTAAAGAGGTCGGAGCCGATGCTTATAAAATACAAAACTTTTTAGCCCCGAAGATGCTTTCAGAAAAAGGATTCCAAAATTTTCAGGTTTCTTATCAATCAAAATGGGATAGTGGCGTGTTTGAAGTTTATCGCCAAGCAGAATTTCCCAGAAAATGGTTAAAAGAATTATCGGATTATTGTCGCAAGATTGGCATTGATTTTTTTTCAAGTCCCTATGACATTGAAGCGGTTAACCTATTAGAAAAGATCGGTGTTCCTGCCTATAAAATTGGATCTGGGGAGATTGATAATTTGGAATTTTTAGAATATGTGGCGCGTCTCGGCAAGCCCATTATTTTGTCTTGCGGAACGGCAACCTTGGAGGAGATTGGAAATGCGGTCTCGGTTATTCGCGATAGCGGGAATAACCAGATTGTATTATTGCAATGCGTAACTAATTATCCATCACCAATGGCAGATGCCAATATTCGGGCAATGGTTGCTATTAAAGAAAAATTCAGAGTTGAGGTTGGTTATTCGGATCATACAATCGGTAAAGAAGGGGGTGGCGACGATCCGCTTTCTGGCACTACTGTTCCCCTGGGTGCTGTAGCTTTGGGCGCAAGAGTTATTGAAAAACATTTTACTGACGACCGTACTCGCAAGGGTCAGGATCATCCTTTTGCAATGGACATAGAGGGATTTAGAAAAATGGTAGAAGGAATTAGAGCATTAGAAAAAGCCTTGGGCAATGGAATGAAAAGAATTATGCCGTCAGAGAAAGAAACGGCATTTATAATGCGTCGAGGTATTTATGCAAGGAAAAAGATTGAAAAGAGCCAAAAGATTTCTCGGGATAGTGTTGAATTTTTACGCCCAGCTACAGGATTACGGCCGCCTCAAATAAATGAAATATTGGATAAAGTTGCTAAACATAAAATTTTGGCCGGAGAGCCAATCACTCTTGATGATGTTGTTTAA
- a CDS encoding helix-turn-helix domain-containing protein has product MEKEIKPDKIYTTKETQDFLKVSKSTMKRLLKRGVIKAYKVGGTYRIWGSEILSLVSPKVESKVYKVYKKARDKTRKTLEKW; this is encoded by the coding sequence ATGGAAAAGGAAATAAAACCAGACAAAATTTATACAACTAAAGAAACTCAGGATTTTTTGAAAGTAAGCAAAAGCACTATGAAACGTTTATTGAAACGAGGTGTAATTAAGGCCTATAAGGTAGGCGGAACGTATAGAATTTGGGGCAGCGAAATTTTGAGCTTAGTTTCTCCAAAAGTTGAATCAAAGGTTTATAAAGTTTATAAAAAAGCCAGAGATAAAACTAGGAAAACTCTTGAAAAGTGGTAA
- the pseB gene encoding UDP-N-acetylglucosamine 4,6-dehydratase (inverting), which translates to MSIDNKTILVTGGTGSFGQKFAEIILKEHNPKSVRIYDNRELAEVEMKRKFNDSRLRFFIGDVRDRVRLYRAMNGVDIIVHAAALKHVPICEYNPIEAVKTNMEGAINVIDAAIDNSVEKVMTISTDKAVYPVNLYGATKMAAEKLFIQGNSYAGSKQIMFSCARYGNVLASSGSVILLFNEQKKKGEITITDERMTRFWITLEDGVRFVIKCIKFMKGGEVFIPKISSMRIVDLADVIAPGVKKKIIGIRPGEKLHEILLTKEEAKHSREFDKYFVIEPEYPFWNRDNFKERKHLSDGFEYTSATNDKWITKEQMRKILRDLEK; encoded by the coding sequence ATGAGCATTGATAACAAAACAATTTTAGTTACCGGGGGCACAGGTTCTTTTGGTCAGAAATTTGCCGAGATTATTTTAAAAGAACACAATCCAAAAAGTGTCCGTATTTATGACAATCGGGAATTGGCTGAAGTAGAAATGAAAAGGAAATTTAATGATTCCCGTTTGAGGTTTTTTATTGGGGATGTCCGAGATAGGGTTCGTCTTTATAGGGCAATGAATGGGGTTGATATTATTGTTCATGCCGCTGCTTTGAAACACGTGCCCATATGTGAATATAATCCTATTGAAGCAGTGAAGACCAATATGGAAGGTGCAATAAATGTTATTGACGCAGCAATTGATAATTCAGTTGAAAAAGTAATGACAATTAGTACAGATAAAGCAGTTTATCCGGTTAATTTATATGGAGCAACTAAAATGGCAGCGGAAAAGCTTTTTATTCAAGGAAATAGCTATGCTGGCTCCAAGCAAATTATGTTTAGCTGCGCTCGCTATGGAAATGTTCTTGCTAGCAGCGGAAGCGTGATTCTTTTATTTAATGAACAAAAAAAGAAAGGAGAAATTACAATTACAGATGAAAGAATGACAAGATTCTGGATTACTTTGGAAGATGGCGTTCGTTTTGTTATTAAATGTATTAAGTTTATGAAGGGTGGAGAGGTATTTATCCCTAAAATTTCCAGTATGAGAATTGTGGATTTGGCTGACGTTATAGCGCCCGGGGTTAAGAAAAAAATAATAGGTATCCGACCTGGAGAAAAACTACACGAGATCCTTTTAACAAAGGAAGAGGCAAAACACTCCAGAGAATTTGATAAATATTTTGTAATTGAACCCGAATATCCTTTTTGGAATAGGGATAATTTTAAAGAAAGAAAACATCTTTCCGATGGATTTGAGTATACGAGTGCTACTAACGATAAATGGATTACCAAAGAACAAATGAGAAAAATTTTAAGAGATTTAGAAAAATGA
- a CDS encoding SIS domain-containing protein: protein MEYFREYSKYVFHLLANLDYNTIEKITKIILEKNKQERTLFLIGNGGSAATASHLATDISHGILLKGKPLIKAVSLVDSIPLITAICNDKGYEKIFTTQIKNLFRKGDVLIAISASGNSLNIIKSVRLAKKMGGITIGLVGFDGGRLAKICDYVVHVRTEKGQYGPVEDIHSFLGHMITSYLGLALNKKKKRIL, encoded by the coding sequence ATGGAGTATTTTAGAGAGTACTCTAAATATGTTTTCCATTTATTAGCAAATCTGGATTACAACACCATTGAAAAAATTACCAAAATTATTTTAGAAAAAAATAAACAAGAGAGAACACTATTTTTAATTGGTAATGGCGGGAGTGCCGCTACCGCTTCTCACCTTGCTACTGATATTTCACACGGGATTTTATTAAAAGGTAAACCTTTAATTAAAGCAGTTAGCCTTGTTGACAGCATCCCTTTAATAACTGCTATTTGTAATGATAAAGGATACGAGAAAATATTTACTACTCAAATTAAAAATTTATTCCGAAAGGGAGATGTATTAATAGCGATTTCTGCCAGTGGAAACTCTCTCAATATTATAAAATCCGTAAGGCTTGCTAAAAAAATGGGTGGAATAACTATTGGTCTGGTGGGATTTGATGGGGGGAGATTAGCAAAAATCTGTGATTATGTTGTTCATGTCCGAACCGAAAAAGGCCAGTATGGTCCAGTAGAAGATATACATAGTTTTCTGGGCCATATGATTACTTCCTATTTGGGTTTAGCTTTAAACAAAAAGAAAAAGAGGATTTTATGA
- a CDS encoding glycosyltransferase → MTFDADGQHQPEDIKRLTEPIITGKADIVIGQRQHAFPLSEKIFALYTNFRFGIKDPLCGLKAYTSKVYEGIGHFDTLGSMGTQLMIEALHRGFRIEFVPINVRPQVDRAHFYFNRLKTNYKILKATMKVILFLRK, encoded by the coding sequence GTGACCTTTGATGCTGATGGGCAGCATCAACCAGAGGATATTAAAAGATTAACCGAGCCAATTATTACCGGGAAGGCTGATATCGTAATTGGACAACGACAACATGCTTTTCCTCTTAGCGAGAAAATTTTCGCCTTATATACAAATTTCCGGTTTGGAATTAAGGATCCATTATGTGGACTAAAAGCTTATACTTCTAAAGTTTATGAGGGTATTGGTCATTTTGATACCTTGGGTTCTATGGGAACTCAATTAATGATAGAAGCTTTACATAGGGGATTCAGAATTGAATTTGTTCCGATTAATGTTAGACCGCAGGTGGACAGAGCGCATTTTTATTTCAACCGCCTTAAGACGAATTATAAGATTTTAAAAGCAACGATGAAAGTAATTTTATTTTTACGGAAATAG
- a CDS encoding nucleotidyltransferase family protein → MNQCLSNYKAIILAGGKGTRLYPVTKEIPKPLLPVKRKPIINYLINLFYSQGIKEIAVLINKDFREDFDWWQKRYYSKNKIKLVQESKPLGTLGGLCFLKDWISNKPFFLTNGDELKKIDLIEMNKFHQRLKTPATIALVKVPDPQHYGVVISKNGRVEEFLEKPSPSQISKRNLEGQANYINSGLYLLSPEIFNYHSGPQFSMIETDLFPKLAKEKKLAGFKFHDKWTDCGTWERYEKALREWK, encoded by the coding sequence ATGAATCAGTGTTTATCTAATTACAAAGCAATAATCCTCGCTGGAGGGAAAGGAACTCGGCTTTATCCGGTAACTAAAGAAATTCCCAAGCCCTTGCTTCCAGTAAAAAGAAAGCCGATTATTAATTATTTAATTAATTTATTTTATTCTCAGGGAATAAAAGAGATAGCTGTTTTAATAAATAAGGATTTTCGAGAAGATTTTGATTGGTGGCAGAAAAGATACTATTCAAAAAACAAAATTAAATTAGTCCAAGAATCAAAGCCCCTTGGGACTTTAGGGGGGCTTTGTTTTTTAAAAGATTGGATTTCAAACAAGCCCTTTTTTCTAACTAATGGGGACGAATTAAAGAAGATAGATTTGATTGAGATGAACAAATTTCACCAGAGATTAAAAACGCCAGCAACAATAGCTTTAGTAAAAGTACCCGACCCTCAACACTACGGAGTTGTTATTTCAAAAAATGGAAGAGTAGAAGAGTTTTTAGAAAAACCTTCACCCTCCCAAATTTCTAAAAGAAACTTAGAAGGGCAAGCAAACTATATTAACTCCGGTCTTTATTTACTATCTCCCGAAATTTTTAATTATCATTCCGGTCCTCAATTCTCAATGATTGAAACTGATTTATTTCCAAAGTTAGCAAAAGAAAAGAAATTAGCAGGATTTAAATTCCACGATAAGTGGACGGATTGCGGGACTTGGGAAAGATACGAAAAAGCTCTCCGGGAATGGAAATGA
- a CDS encoding SDR family oxidoreductase yields MKKQKILITGMSGLLGSTLEQILKKEGHDIYDIDMDISDTDAVKDCVFRKENFDWIIHTAAVTNVDSCEKDRFLCYNVNAQGTKNIRDLAETIGAKLIYISTASVFSGEEGNYKETDLPYPRNFYNLTKFLGEQVILEYNLGLVLRLNLIGIHPKGSRGLNFFEWLVNSIKANKNIQLFNDIMINPLSSWTIAEFINNLIEISPQEKILHLASKNILSKADIGKLVIKKLGNYRGKARFVTRDDNQSNALRPKQMWLNADYAQTKLGLEMPTLESEIEKILKKSHLL; encoded by the coding sequence ATGAAGAAGCAAAAAATACTAATAACCGGGATGAGTGGCCTTCTTGGTTCAACCTTAGAGCAAATTTTAAAAAAGGAAGGTCACGATATTTACGATATTGACATGGATATTAGCGATACCGACGCGGTTAAGGACTGTGTATTCCGGAAAGAAAATTTTGACTGGATTATTCATACCGCAGCAGTTACTAATGTTGACTCTTGTGAAAAGGATAGATTTTTATGTTATAACGTAAATGCTCAAGGTACCAAAAATATTAGAGATCTGGCAGAAACTATTGGAGCTAAATTAATTTATATCTCCACTGCTTCAGTATTTTCGGGAGAAGAAGGAAATTATAAAGAAACCGACTTACCTTATCCCCGAAATTTTTATAACCTTACAAAATTTTTAGGCGAACAAGTTATATTAGAATACAATCTTGGTTTGGTTCTTCGTTTGAATTTAATCGGTATTCATCCAAAAGGCTCTCGTGGTCTTAATTTTTTTGAATGGTTGGTTAATTCAATTAAAGCTAATAAAAATATTCAACTTTTTAATGATATAATGATAAATCCTTTAAGCAGTTGGACGATAGCTGAATTCATTAATAATCTTATTGAGATTAGCCCCCAGGAGAAAATATTGCATCTTGCTAGTAAAAATATTTTATCTAAGGCAGACATAGGAAAATTAGTTATAAAAAAACTTGGAAATTATAGAGGAAAAGCAAGATTTGTAACCAGGGACGATAATCAAAGCAATGCTCTACGACCAAAACAAATGTGGCTTAACGCCGATTATGCGCAAACGAAATTAGGTTTGGAAATGCCGACTCTTGAATCAGAGATAGAAAAAATATTAAAAAAGTCACATTTATTATAG
- a CDS encoding peptidoglycan-binding protein, which produces MTKDNFKIKICLILTLLLLFGAVLLVEAAKVGDEDNFYIDSSYDLYNREEIEAQLLRISDSSYLYVDKSWWGKLTSKDKNRISIKLHELAEEFDEKIYPTLTSEFGSEWKPGIDNDNRVTVLFHLMKENDGGYFNNGDEYSRFQNPRSNQREMVYLNASYITNDVIKSFLAHEFLHLIAFNQKEKIQWVEEETWLNEARAEYAPTFCGYDSEYQRSNLQNRVNEFLKNPSDSITEWQGVSADYGALNVFIQYLVDHYGVKILTDSLHSSKVGIESINYALEKDGFKKDFSQIFTDWTIAVLVNDCSLGEKYCYKNENLKNIRIVPESNFLPLTSESSLLISHTTKNWAGNWQKIFGGKDTLTFEFKGGEGNNFKLPYLVCQDSNGCSINFLSLDENQKGEIILEDFNTKYTSLTIIPSLQNKFSGFDGIEPAYLFNWKATISNGRTEEDKETELIKQLLARIAYLKSEIAKVRSQIAAILGKTTVSCQKFDSNLYYGMMANSEVRCLQQFLKNQGAEIYPEGLVTGNFLSLTKAAVIRFQEEYAPEILAPLSLEKGTGYFGPLSREAANGLIHR; this is translated from the coding sequence ATGACAAAGGATAATTTTAAAATTAAAATTTGTTTAATTTTGACCCTCCTTTTATTATTTGGAGCCGTTTTATTAGTAGAGGCGGCAAAAGTAGGGGATGAGGATAATTTTTATATTGATTCGTCTTACGACCTTTATAATAGAGAAGAAATTGAAGCGCAACTTCTTAGAATTAGTGATTCCTCGTATTTATATGTTGATAAATCTTGGTGGGGAAAACTTACATCTAAAGACAAAAACAGAATAAGCATTAAGTTGCACGAGTTAGCCGAAGAGTTTGATGAAAAAATTTATCCTACCCTAACTTCTGAATTTGGTTCAGAATGGAAGCCGGGAATTGATAATGATAACAGAGTTACGGTTTTGTTTCATTTAATGAAAGAAAATGATGGAGGTTATTTTAATAACGGCGATGAATACTCCCGTTTTCAAAATCCAAGATCAAACCAGAGAGAGATGGTTTATCTAAATGCCAGTTACATTACGAATGATGTAATCAAAAGTTTTCTTGCTCATGAGTTTTTACATTTGATTGCCTTTAATCAAAAAGAGAAGATTCAATGGGTTGAAGAAGAAACTTGGCTTAATGAAGCCAGGGCAGAATACGCTCCGACTTTTTGCGGCTATGATTCAGAATATCAAAGGAGTAATCTGCAGAACAGGGTTAATGAATTTTTGAAAAACCCTTCTGATTCTATTACCGAATGGCAAGGCGTTTCGGCAGATTACGGAGCTCTAAATGTTTTTATCCAGTATTTAGTTGACCATTACGGAGTTAAGATTTTGACTGATTCTTTACATTCTTCGAAAGTTGGAATTGAAAGTATTAACTATGCTTTGGAGAAAGATGGTTTTAAGAAAGATTTTTCTCAGATTTTCACAGATTGGACAATAGCTGTTTTAGTCAACGATTGCTCTTTGGGAGAAAAATATTGTTATAAAAACGAAAACCTGAAAAACATCCGAATAGTTCCCGAGAGCAATTTCTTACCCCTTACTTCAGAAAGCAGTTTATTGATAAGTCATACTACTAAAAATTGGGCAGGCAATTGGCAAAAAATTTTTGGGGGAAAGGATACTTTAACTTTTGAGTTTAAAGGAGGAGAAGGAAATAACTTTAAACTTCCTTACCTTGTTTGTCAGGATTCAAACGGATGTTCAATTAACTTTTTATCTTTAGATGAGAACCAAAAAGGTGAAATTATTCTTGAAGACTTCAATACAAAATATACTTCTTTAACCATTATCCCTTCCCTTCAAAACAAATTCTCCGGTTTTGACGGAATAGAGCCCGCTTATTTGTTTAATTGGAAGGCAACAATTTCTAATGGAAGAACAGAGGAAGATAAAGAAACAGAACTAATTAAACAGCTTTTAGCTCGGATTGCTTATCTAAAATCAGAAATCGCTAAAGTCCGAAGTCAAATAGCTGCTATTTTGGGAAAAACTACGGTTTCCTGCCAAAAATTTGATAGTAATCTTTATTATGGGATGATGGCAAATTCAGAAGTTCGCTGTCTCCAGCAATTTTTAAAAAATCAAGGGGCCGAGATTTACCCCGAAGGTTTAGTTACCGGAAACTTCCTTTCTTTAACTAAAGCAGCCGTCATCCGTTTTCAAGAAGAATATGCTCCAGAAATTTTAGCTCCCCTTAGTTTAGAAAAAGGAACAGGTTATTTCGGACCCTTGAGTCGGGAAGCCGCCAACGGACTTATTCACAGGTAA
- a CDS encoding glycosyltransferase family protein, with product MKIAAIIQARMASTRLPGKVLMKIAGKPMLWHVVERIKAAKTLDSVIVATTINSEDNAIEKLAQKEGWLLYRGSSEDVLDRYYQAAKKFDINIVFRGSSDLPLIDPVVIDMCVKKLLSGKYDYISNFFQEEQDKSDFPRGLDVRVFSFEALKKAHHNATRSYEREHVAPYIWENKKKEFKIGPAVEAPPEYSRNYRLTVDYPEDFSLMEKIYQIFYKPGKIIDTSKIIAFLDKHPEIAQINANRQQKPFK from the coding sequence ATGAAGATAGCGGCAATTATTCAAGCAAGAATGGCTTCAACGAGATTACCCGGTAAGGTTTTAATGAAGATAGCGGGAAAACCAATGTTATGGCACGTAGTTGAACGAATAAAAGCCGCAAAAACATTAGATAGTGTGATTGTGGCAACCACAATCAATTCTGAGGATAATGCCATAGAGAAGTTAGCCCAAAAAGAAGGTTGGCTCTTATATCGTGGATCTTCAGAAGATGTTTTGGATCGTTATTATCAAGCGGCAAAGAAATTTGACATCAATATTGTTTTTAGAGGAAGCAGTGATCTTCCTTTAATTGACCCCGTCGTTATTGACATGTGCGTTAAAAAACTTTTAAGTGGGAAATACGATTATATTAGTAATTTTTTTCAAGAGGAGCAGGATAAGAGTGATTTTCCCCGAGGGCTTGATGTTAGAGTATTTTCTTTTGAAGCATTAAAAAAGGCACATCATAATGCTACCCGGTCTTATGAAAGGGAACACGTAGCTCCCTATATTTGGGAAAATAAAAAGAAGGAGTTTAAAATTGGACCTGCGGTAGAAGCCCCGCCAGAATATTCCAGGAATTACCGTTTGACCGTTGATTATCCAGAAGATTTTAGTTTAATGGAGAAAATTTACCAAATTTTCTATAAACCAGGTAAAATTATTGATACATCTAAGATCATTGCCTTTTTAGATAAACATCCCGAGATTGCTCAGATAAATGCTAATCGTCAGCAAAAGCCATTTAAATAA
- a CDS encoding ABC transporter ATP-binding protein, whose amino-acid sequence MIEVNNLSKSYRLGHNLFSYRSLRDEMVSFTKKPVLWLRGNRELRENFWALKDISFSVEEGEVLGIIGRNGAGKTTLLKILSQITPPTKGEAVIKGRVSSLLEVGTGFHPELTGKENIYFNGALLGMTKKEINSKFDEIVNFAELEKFLETPVKRYSSGMYVRLAFAIAAHLEPEILLVDEVLAVGDTAFQKKCLGKMNKVAQSGRTILFISHNMAAIENLCTRAIVLDEGKKIFEGETKKAIDHYLFSYKTDRRNLRDFSSRKGNGELRIVDLKFRNKDGKIRNCIPCGEPMDILMEYENYGLPNNTEVFVTLYAKTVRGTPLFETNNKLSGLRLESKNIGKRGFFVCHINSLALTPSTYFLDLYIKRSGQISLDEIPGARKLDIEMSNFLGSGQLPSPAAGPLVLKTDWKVEN is encoded by the coding sequence ATTATTGAAGTAAACAATTTGTCAAAAAGTTATCGTCTGGGGCATAATTTATTTTCTTATCGCTCGCTTAGAGATGAGATGGTAAGCTTTACAAAAAAACCTGTCCTTTGGCTTAGAGGAAATAGAGAATTAAGAGAAAATTTTTGGGCTTTGAAAGATATCAGTTTTTCAGTGGAAGAAGGCGAGGTTCTGGGGATTATTGGCAGAAACGGAGCTGGTAAAACCACTCTTTTGAAAATCTTATCTCAGATTACGCCTCCTACCAAAGGAGAAGCAGTAATCAAAGGCCGAGTCAGCAGTCTCCTAGAGGTTGGAACCGGTTTCCATCCGGAATTGACTGGCAAAGAAAATATTTATTTTAACGGTGCTCTTTTAGGAATGACAAAAAAAGAGATTAATTCCAAATTTGATGAAATCGTTAATTTTGCCGAACTCGAGAAATTCTTAGAGACTCCGGTGAAAAGATACTCCAGCGGAATGTATGTAAGATTAGCTTTTGCAATTGCTGCTCATTTAGAACCCGAGATACTTTTGGTGGATGAAGTATTAGCTGTTGGAGACACTGCTTTTCAAAAGAAATGTTTGGGAAAAATGAATAAAGTAGCTCAAAGCGGCAGGACCATTCTGTTTATAAGCCATAATATGGCAGCGATTGAAAACTTATGCACTAGAGCCATTGTTTTAGATGAAGGAAAGAAGATTTTTGAAGGCGAAACAAAAAAAGCCATTGATCATTACCTTTTTAGTTATAAAACAGATAGACGAAATTTAAGAGATTTTAGTTCTCGAAAGGGAAATGGAGAACTCCGGATTGTTGATTTGAAATTTCGCAACAAAGATGGCAAAATAAGAAATTGCATACCCTGTGGAGAACCAATGGACATTCTTATGGAATACGAAAATTATGGACTTCCAAATAATACCGAAGTGTTTGTAACGTTATATGCCAAAACCGTTCGGGGCACTCCTCTTTTTGAAACAAATAATAAGCTGTCAGGGCTTCGGCTTGAGAGCAAGAATATTGGGAAACGAGGATTTTTCGTCTGTCATATTAATTCCCTTGCCTTAACTCCTTCAACTTATTTTTTAGATTTATATATTAAGCGTTCAGGACAAATTAGTTTGGATGAGATTCCCGGTGCCAGAAAACTAGACATTGAAATGAGTAATTTTTTAGGTTCAGGACAACTTCCTTCCCCGGCAGCCGGCCCCTTAGTTTTAAAAACAGATTGGAAGGTTGAGAATTAA